Proteins co-encoded in one Brassica rapa cultivar Chiifu-401-42 chromosome A02, CAAS_Brap_v3.01, whole genome shotgun sequence genomic window:
- the LOC103852205 gene encoding methionine S-methyltransferase, producing MAGESVDEFLNRCQQSGDAAYGALRSVLERLEDPKTRSSARIFLSDLYKRVGSSDTCLQKYHFHIQDIVLDQYEGFQSRKKLTMMVIPSIFVPEDWSFTFYEGLNRHPDTVFKDKTISELGCGNGWISIAIAAKWLPTKVYGLDINPRAVKISWINLYLNALDDNGLPVYDDEKKTLLDRVEFYESDLLSYCRDNKIQLERIVGCIPQILNPNPEAMSKMIEENASEEFLHSLSNYCALQGFVEDQFGLGLIARAVEEGISVIKPAGIMIFNMGGRPGQGVCRRLFERRGVRVTQIWQTKILQAADTDISALVEIERSSPHRFEFFMGLSGDQPICARTAWAYGKAGGRISHALSVYSCQLRQPNQVKIIFDFLKNGFQEISSSLDLSFEDEAVADEKIPFLAYLASVLKNSSYFPFEPPAGSKRFCSLIAGFMRTYHRIPINQDNIVVFPSRAVAIESAFRLFSPRLAIVDEHLTRQLPRTWLTSLAIEGTSVDTSADQVTVIESPHQSDLMIELIKKLKPQVVVTGLAQFEVITSSSFLHLLDVTKEIGCRLFLDISDHFELSSLPASNGVLKYLAENQLPSHAAIICGLVKNKVYSDLEVAFVISEVDGISKALSKTVEVLEGHTAIISQYYYGCLFHELLAFQLADRHAPAEREIEKTKSEEIIGFSSSAVSVLKDSELSVTENGDTSLIHMDVDQSFLPIPRSVKAAIFESFVRQNVSEAEVDVNPSIKQFVTNNYGFPTKSSTGFVYADGSQALFNKLVVCCAQEGGTLCLPAGTNGKYVAAAKFLKANVVNIPTESSDGFKLTKITLTKALESVKKPWVYISGPTVSPTGLVYSNEEMGVLLSTCAKFGAKVIIDTSFSGLEYSSTTWDLKKSLDASLSVSLLGCLSLNMLSGAMKLGFLVLDQSLVDAFHTLPGLSKPHSTVKYAAKKMLALKEEKASDFLDAVSETIKTLQRRSKRLKEVLEKSGWEVIEPEGGISMVAKPKAYLNKIVKVKEGEVELKDSNMRDVFLSHTGVCLNSGSWTGIPGYCRFAFALEDSEFEKAIESIAQFKSVLGN from the exons ATGGCAGGCGAATCTGTAGACGAGTTCCTGAATCGGTGCCAACAATCGGGCGACGCGGCTTATGGAGCCTTGCGATCGGTTCTGGAACGGCTCGAGGATCCGAAAACTCGATCCAGCGCTCGGATCTTCTTGTCGGACCTCTACAAACGCGTCGGATCCTCCGATACATGTCTCCAGAAGTACCACTTCCATATCCAGGACATAGTCCTCGATCAATACGAAG GTTTTCAGTCAAGGAAGAAGTTAACGATGATGGTGATTCCTAGTATCTTTGTTCCAGAAGACTGGTCGTTCACGTTTTATGAAGGACTTAATAGACATCCTGACACCGTCTTCAAGGACAAGACTATCTCTGAACTCGGCTGCGGGAATGGTTGGATATCCATAGCCATTGCTGCTAAGTGGTTGCCTACAAAG gTGTACGGGCTTGATATTAATCCTAGAGCTGTGAAAATTTCTTGGATAAATTTGTACCTCAACGCTCTTGATGATAATGGCCTACCTGTCTATGATGACGAGAAGAAAACTTTACTGGACAGGGTGGAATTCTATGAATCTGATTTGCTTAGTTATTGTAGAGATAATAAAATTCAGCTCGAGAGAATTGTAGGATGCATACCtcag ATTCTTAATCCAAACCCAGAAGCAATGTCTAAGATGATTGAAGAAAATGCAAGTGAAGAGTTTCTTCATTCGCTGAGTAACTATTGTGCCCTTCAG GGTTTTGTTGAGGATCAGTTTGGTCTAGGTTTGATTGCCAGAGCAGTTGAAGAAGGGATATCTGTCATCAAACCTGCAGGGATTATGATATTCAACATGGGTGGTCGCCCTGGGCAAGGCGTCTGTAGACGCTTGTTTGAGCGGCGTGGAGTCCGTGTCACGCAGATATGGCAGACTAAAATACTTCAA GCTGCAGATACGGATATCTCGGCATTAGTTGAAATTGAGAGAAGCAGCCCTCATCGTTTCGAGTTTTTTATGGGACTTTCCGGAGACCAACCAATTTGTGCTCGAACTGCATGGGCCTACGGGAAGGCTGGTGGACGAATCTCCCATGCTTTATCTGTTTATAGTTGCCAACTTCGCCAACCAAATCAG GTTAAGATAATCTTTGATTTCTTGAAAAATGGATTCCAAGAAATCAGCAGTTCACTGGATTTATCTTTTGAAGATGAAGCCGTTGCTGATGAGAAAATTCCATTCCTAGCCTATCTTGCTAGTGTTTTGAAAAACAGCTCCTATTTCCCGTTTGAACCTCCAGCTGGCAGCAAAAGATTCTGTAGCCTAATTGCAGGATTTATGAGGACATACCACCGTATTCCAATTAATCAAGAT aaCATTGTGGTGTTTCCATCAAGGGctgtggcaatcgagagtgcaTTCCGGTTATTCTCTCCTCGACTTGCAATTGTTGATGAGCATTTAACTCGACAACTTCCAAGGACCTGGCTAACTTCTTTAGCCATTGAG GGTACTAGCGTGGACACATCAGCTGATCAAGTCACAGTCATCGAATCCCCGCACCAATCTGATCTGATGATAGAACTAATTAAGAAACTAAAGCCACAGGTGGTGGTTACTGGGCTGGCTCAATTTGAGGTCATTACCAGTTCATCATTTTTGCACCTGTTGGATGTGACCAAAGAAATCGGATGTCGACTTTTCTTGGATATATCTGATCACTTTGAGTTGTCTAGCCTCCCTGCATCCAATGGAGTACTTAAATATCTCGCTGAAAATCAACTACCTTCTCACGCTGCTATTATCTGTGGTCTGGTAAAGAATAAG GTTTATTCAGATTTAGAAGTAGCCTTTGTCATTTCAGAAGTTGATGGCATTTCCAAGGCATTGTCTAAAACTGTAGAAGTATTGGAAGGTCATACTGCTATTATCAGTCAATACTATTATGGTTGCCTTTTCCATGAACTTCTGGCTTTCCAGCTCGCTGATCGCCATGCACCAGCTGAG AGGGAAATTGAGAAGACAAAGTCTGAAGAGATCATTGGATTTTCAAGCTCAGCCGTTTCTGTTCTGAAAGATTCAGAGCTTTCAGTGACTGAGAATGGCGACACTTCTCTAATCCACATGGATGTGGATCAAAGTTTCTTGCCAATTCCACGTTCTGTTAAGGCTGCAATCTTTGAAAGTTTTGTGAGGCAGAACGTATCTGAAGCGGAAGTTGATGTCAACCCAAGTATCAAGCAGTTTGTGACGAATAATTATGGGTTTCCTACAAAAAGCAGCACAGGCTTTGTATATGCTGACGGCTCACAAGCACTATTCAATAAACTGGTCGTTTGCTGCGCTCAAGAAGGTGGAACGCTCTGTTTACCTGCTGGGACAAATGGGAAATACGTTGCTGCTGCCAAATTTTTGAAAGCTAACGTTGTGAATATCCCCACTGAGTCTAGCGACGGCTTTAAGCTGACGAAAATCACTCTAACGAAAGCACTAGAGTCCGTGAAGAAACCATGGGTTTATATATCTGGACCAACAGTTAGCCCAACAGGATTGGTGTACAGCAACGAGGAGATGGGTGTACTATTGTCTACTTGTGCTAAATTTGGAGCAAAGGTCATCATCGATACTTCGTTCTCGGGATTAGAATACAGTTCAACTACCTGGGATTTGAAGAAATCTTTGGATGCATCCTTGTCGGTTTCGCTGCTTGGATGTCTCTCTTTGAATATGCTCAGTGGAGCAATGAAACTCGGGTTTCTAGTTTTGGATCAGTCTCTGGTTGATGCCTTCCATACCCTCCCAGGGCTGAGCAAACCACACAGCACTGTGAAGTATGCCGCTAAGAAAATGTTGGCTCTGAAAGAAGAGAAAGCAAGTGACTTTTTGGATGCCGTTTCTGAAACCATTAAAACGTTGCAACGCAGATCCAAGCGCTTGAAAGAG GTACTAGAGAAGTCTGGTTGGGAGGTTATCGAACCAGAAGGCGGAATCTCAATGGTGGCAAAGCCGAAAGCTTATCTCAACAAAATTGTAAAGGTGAAAGAAGGAGAAGTGGAGCTAAAGGATTCAAATATGAGGGACGTGTTTCTCAGCCATACAGGTGTTTGCTTGAACAGCGGTTCCTGGACTGGAATCCCAGGCTACTGCCGCTTCGCATTTGCACTGGAGGACAGTGAGTTTGAGAAGGCTATTGAATCCATCGCTCAATTTAAAAGCGTCCTTGGCAATTGA